In Chloroflexota bacterium, the following proteins share a genomic window:
- a CDS encoding Ku protein → MAARAIWRGAISFGMVTIPVSLYPATQTKDISFHLLHKEDHARLRFVRWCPVDEREVPNDEIVRGYEFAKGQYVVLDDQDFEKLPLPSKHTIEISAFVEASEIAPVYFERAYYLEPQEIGVKPYRLFLEALERKQLVALGKVALRHREHLCALRPSGGAVELETLYYADEIRERPKVAEASVSEGELDMASSLIDLLRKNFEPDTYHDEYRTALLELIEAKQQGRKVVVEAAPAEGKVTDLMEALRKSVEAARKTETKARPRRKAS, encoded by the coding sequence ATGGCCGCGCGAGCGATCTGGCGGGGCGCCATCAGCTTCGGGATGGTGACGATCCCTGTCTCTCTGTATCCAGCGACGCAGACGAAAGACATTTCCTTCCACCTCCTGCACAAAGAGGACCACGCGCGGCTGCGCTTCGTGCGGTGGTGCCCGGTGGACGAGCGCGAAGTCCCGAACGACGAAATCGTCCGCGGGTACGAATTCGCGAAAGGGCAGTACGTCGTCCTGGACGATCAGGACTTCGAAAAGCTCCCACTTCCCAGCAAGCACACCATCGAGATCTCGGCCTTCGTCGAGGCGAGCGAGATCGCGCCTGTGTATTTCGAGCGCGCCTATTATCTGGAGCCCCAGGAGATCGGCGTGAAGCCGTACCGCCTCTTCCTCGAGGCCCTGGAGCGGAAGCAGCTCGTCGCCCTCGGCAAAGTCGCGCTCCGCCACCGCGAGCACTTGTGCGCGCTGCGGCCGAGCGGCGGCGCCGTCGAGCTGGAGACCCTCTACTATGCGGACGAGATCCGGGAGCGTCCCAAGGTTGCAGAGGCGAGCGTGTCCGAGGGAGAGCTCGACATGGCATCGTCCCTCATCGATTTGCTGCGGAAGAACTTCGAGCCCGACACGTACCACGACGAGTACCGGACGGCGCTGCTGGAGCTGATCGAGGCCAAGCAGCAGGGCCGCAAAGTGGTGGTGGAGGCCGCGCCGGCCGAGGGCAAGGTCACCGACCTGATGGAAGCGCTGCGCAAGAGCGTCGAGGCCGCGAGGAAAACCGAGACGAAAGCGCGCCCTCGCCGAAAAGCCAGTTAG
- the ligD gene encoding DNA ligase D has protein sequence MTLEQYRQRRDFSATPEPKPRRRSKNGAPLRFVVQKHRARRLHYDVRFELDGVLKSWAVPRGPSLNPADKRLAVMVEDHPIDYGVFEGVIPAGEYGAGEVIVWDEGTYAPEDENDQPIDQRAAAEQRMREGLASGRVSIILRGHRLRGGWALVKTRRKADEWLLVKRRDAFASADADALAAESSVVSGQTIADLSGKSDAPAQESERGRRRAERSTHAQRARLSRGASGVADKASLERGSGTDRTTRRTRGGPVRAELLPGAVQAPFPKSIAPMLPTLTPEPFSHPDWIFEPKLDGVRAIGFMAEGSVRLVSRRGLDVARQYPEIAADLARRGLREAALDGEIVALDEHGRPSFHRLQQRMNLTSEREIRRAEATIPLVYYVFDLLYLDGFDLRATPIEDRKQTLAALLQPSERVRTLDSFPEIGEIAYRAALDHGFEGIVAKKRGSTYQTGKRSRLWLKVKGTRTDDFVVGGYSQGLGSRADTLGALLVGSVDDEGRLRYAGHVGTGLDERLLRSLRARLDALRTDECPFAERPPIKSKTTWVRPETVVEVKFAEWTPDGRLRAPVLVRVRDDKAPTEAQRSEVVPAPESVSPVRPDHQPGAIDEVLQQLERDRDAMTLHVEDDDVPVSNLDKVLWPESSGRPVTKRELLRYYARVARHLLPHLRDRPLTTIRLPEGIDGPRFFQKHAGHAPSFVESVRLYSKHAGGSQKYILCNNLATLIWLGQIASMELHPSYARVRPEPDAGNLGEGSAAPSADTLFDYPDFLVFDLDPYIYSGLEPPGAEPELNPSGFSRTCEVALWLKETLDALKLPSFVKTSGRTGLHIFVPVLRQLPYGAIHAAAEMTARYLERMHPDAITTAWAVAKRTGKVFVDFNQNARAKTVSAIFSPRAAPGASVSTPLDWSELGRIYPTDFTIATTPERLRARGDPWEGILDAKVDLGATLAVA, from the coding sequence ATGACCCTGGAACAGTATCGGCAACGACGCGATTTCTCGGCGACGCCCGAGCCCAAGCCCCGCCGCCGGTCGAAGAACGGCGCGCCGCTGCGCTTCGTCGTCCAGAAGCACCGCGCACGGCGCTTGCATTACGACGTTCGCTTCGAGCTGGACGGCGTGCTGAAGTCGTGGGCCGTGCCGCGCGGACCCTCCCTGAACCCGGCGGACAAGCGGCTCGCGGTCATGGTCGAGGACCACCCCATCGACTACGGGGTATTCGAAGGCGTCATCCCCGCCGGGGAGTATGGAGCCGGAGAGGTCATCGTCTGGGACGAGGGAACCTACGCGCCGGAGGACGAGAACGACCAGCCCATCGACCAGCGCGCCGCTGCCGAGCAGCGCATGCGTGAGGGCCTCGCATCCGGGCGCGTGTCGATCATCCTCCGCGGCCACCGGCTCCGAGGCGGGTGGGCGCTGGTGAAGACGCGGCGCAAAGCGGACGAGTGGCTTCTCGTCAAGCGTCGCGACGCGTTCGCCTCGGCCGACGCGGACGCGCTGGCCGCGGAGTCCTCGGTCGTGAGCGGGCAGACCATTGCTGACCTCTCCGGGAAGTCGGACGCGCCAGCTCAGGAGAGCGAGAGGGGCCGTCGACGCGCCGAGCGTTCGACCCACGCCCAGAGGGCTCGACTGTCGAGAGGCGCGTCTGGTGTGGCGGACAAGGCATCGTTGGAGCGCGGCTCGGGGACCGATCGGACCACGCGACGGACCCGAGGCGGACCCGTCCGAGCGGAGCTGCTGCCGGGCGCGGTGCAAGCGCCTTTCCCGAAATCGATCGCACCCATGCTCCCGACCCTCACGCCAGAGCCCTTCAGCCATCCGGATTGGATCTTCGAGCCCAAGCTCGACGGCGTTCGAGCGATCGGCTTCATGGCAGAAGGGAGCGTACGGCTCGTGTCCCGGCGTGGGCTGGACGTCGCGCGACAATATCCCGAAATCGCAGCCGACCTTGCGCGCCGGGGACTGCGCGAGGCGGCGCTCGACGGCGAGATCGTGGCGCTCGATGAGCATGGGCGCCCCTCGTTTCACCGCCTCCAGCAGCGCATGAATCTGACGAGCGAGCGGGAGATTCGGCGCGCGGAGGCCACCATCCCGCTGGTGTACTACGTGTTCGATCTCCTGTACCTCGACGGATTCGATCTGCGCGCGACGCCGATCGAGGACCGAAAACAGACGCTCGCCGCTCTCCTTCAGCCCAGCGAGCGGGTGCGAACCCTCGACAGCTTCCCCGAGATCGGCGAGATCGCCTACCGGGCCGCCCTGGACCACGGTTTCGAGGGCATCGTCGCGAAGAAACGCGGCAGTACGTATCAGACGGGTAAGCGGTCGCGACTGTGGCTCAAGGTCAAGGGCACGCGAACCGATGATTTCGTGGTGGGTGGGTACAGTCAGGGTCTGGGCTCGCGAGCGGACACGCTCGGCGCGCTCCTCGTGGGAAGCGTCGATGACGAGGGCCGTCTCCGGTACGCGGGACACGTGGGCACGGGTCTCGATGAGCGGCTCTTGCGATCGCTGCGCGCGCGGCTCGATGCGCTGCGTACCGACGAGTGTCCCTTTGCCGAACGCCCGCCCATCAAATCGAAGACGACGTGGGTGCGGCCGGAGACCGTGGTGGAGGTGAAGTTCGCGGAATGGACGCCCGACGGGCGCCTCCGCGCCCCGGTCCTCGTCCGGGTGAGGGATGACAAGGCGCCCACTGAAGCGCAGAGATCCGAGGTTGTGCCGGCGCCCGAATCCGTGTCGCCAGTCCGCCCCGACCATCAGCCAGGCGCCATCGACGAGGTGCTCCAGCAGTTGGAGCGCGATCGCGACGCGATGACGCTCCACGTGGAGGACGACGACGTGCCGGTCTCGAACCTCGACAAGGTTCTGTGGCCCGAATCGAGCGGGAGGCCGGTCACCAAGCGCGAGCTCCTTCGCTACTACGCGCGCGTGGCGCGGCATCTGCTCCCGCACCTTCGCGACCGTCCTCTGACGACGATCCGCCTGCCGGAGGGGATCGACGGCCCTCGCTTCTTTCAAAAGCACGCGGGCCACGCGCCGTCGTTCGTCGAGTCCGTTCGCCTCTACTCGAAGCATGCCGGCGGCTCGCAGAAGTACATCCTGTGCAACAACCTCGCAACGCTCATCTGGCTCGGCCAGATCGCCAGCATGGAGCTACACCCCTCGTACGCGCGCGTGCGGCCGGAGCCCGACGCCGGAAACCTGGGCGAGGGGTCCGCCGCTCCGTCCGCCGACACGCTGTTCGACTACCCGGACTTCCTCGTGTTCGACCTGGACCCGTACATCTATTCCGGCCTCGAGCCACCAGGAGCGGAGCCCGAATTGAACCCTTCGGGGTTCAGCAGGACGTGTGAGGTCGCGTTGTGGCTGAAGGAGACCCTCGACGCGCTGAAACTCCCGTCGTTCGTCAAGACGAGCGGTCGAACGGGCCTCCACATCTTCGTGCCGGTCCTTCGTCAGCTCCCTTACGGTGCAATCCACGCCGCGGCCGAGATGACCGCCCGCTATTTGGAGCGCATGCACCCGGACGCCATCACCACGGCGTGGGCCGTGGCGAAGCGAACCGGGAAGGTGTTCGTCGACTTCAACCAGAACGCGCGGGCAAAGACCGTATCGGCGATCTTCTCGCCTCGCGCAGCGCCCGGCGCGAGCGTCTCCACGCCGCTCGACTGGAGCGAGCTGGGCCGAATCTACCCGACGGACTTCACCATCGCGACAACGCCGGAACGCCTCCGGGCGCGGGGAGACCCGTGGGAAGGGATTCTCGACGCGAAGGTGGACCTGGGGGCCACGCTGGCGGTCGCCTAA